One genomic segment of Blastopirellula marina includes these proteins:
- a CDS encoding methyl-accepting chemotaxis protein, whose protein sequence is MMLNTKGKIGGLVAISCLALVLLIGIGWSALSQQVRSLNDIVDNHFLVLIDEKITPLLKTEILPFLNEELVETQEMQGSIVLMLDADRDAYQVLIAEIEARNMARSGEHEEKRYKQFVTDHEDNLSQIDRRIAGAREGIFSDEAMAHLDESLARLDAWKGITRKIVALSAPGQEFSPEEMQRLTAESLVAFEAFRAPLDGAKEQLQLDIAAALQAIDKKKQLINESEQKASESRESVVVTSQCVRETASASVSSFLIIGGLSIALTMVLGVVIARSIIAPLNQTIHMLDGIAASGGDLTQRLVMNRRDEFGRLANSFNRFVEKIQGVVSRIAADSEILVSSSEELNETSGSLSKGAEDTSLRSSSVAAAAEEMSVSISNIQRTTHEMNHSFSMVSTAVEEMTRSISEIANNTEQSSTIANSAQITVGSSHEKMQLLSQAAEEIGRVTEVIQDIAEQTNLLALNATIEASRAGEAGRGFAVVATEVKALARQTAEATDDIRTRIAGIQSSASLAVETISDVDSVVKQVHNISTTIAAAVEEQRCVAQSISEQLTSVASGVQSVSHSLDQSTDASAEVSRNIAQVEDVAKRTSGDAAKTGTVGTRMTSLASRLNETLSEFSY, encoded by the coding sequence ATGATGCTCAACACAAAAGGGAAAATCGGAGGGTTGGTAGCAATTAGCTGCCTGGCCTTGGTGCTGCTGATTGGGATCGGCTGGTCAGCACTTTCCCAGCAAGTTCGCAGTTTGAACGATATCGTCGACAATCATTTCCTGGTTCTGATTGACGAAAAAATCACACCTCTTCTCAAGACTGAGATCCTGCCGTTCTTGAACGAAGAACTGGTAGAGACGCAAGAAATGCAAGGCAGTATCGTGCTGATGCTGGATGCCGATCGCGATGCCTACCAGGTGCTGATTGCGGAAATCGAAGCCCGCAATATGGCTCGTTCCGGCGAACATGAAGAGAAACGCTATAAGCAGTTCGTCACCGACCATGAAGACAACTTATCGCAGATCGATCGCCGTATTGCCGGGGCTCGCGAAGGAATTTTCAGCGACGAAGCCATGGCCCATCTCGATGAATCACTGGCCCGTCTCGACGCCTGGAAGGGCATCACCCGCAAGATTGTCGCTTTGTCGGCTCCAGGGCAAGAGTTTTCACCCGAAGAGATGCAACGTCTAACCGCCGAATCGCTTGTCGCCTTCGAAGCGTTCCGAGCACCGCTGGACGGAGCGAAAGAACAGCTTCAGCTCGATATCGCTGCCGCACTCCAAGCGATTGACAAGAAAAAGCAACTCATCAACGAGAGCGAACAGAAAGCCAGCGAAAGCCGCGAGTCGGTCGTCGTAACCTCGCAATGCGTTCGGGAAACAGCGTCCGCCTCGGTCAGCAGCTTTCTCATCATCGGCGGCCTCTCGATCGCACTGACGATGGTTTTAGGCGTTGTGATTGCCCGTTCGATTATCGCTCCGCTCAATCAAACAATTCACATGCTAGATGGCATTGCCGCTAGTGGCGGTGACCTGACTCAGCGTCTGGTCATGAACCGCCGCGATGAGTTTGGTCGACTGGCCAACTCGTTCAATCGCTTCGTCGAGAAGATCCAAGGAGTCGTCAGCCGAATTGCCGCCGACTCGGAAATCCTTGTTTCCTCATCCGAGGAACTCAATGAGACATCCGGAAGCCTCTCGAAGGGTGCGGAAGATACGTCGCTACGTAGCTCGTCAGTTGCTGCCGCGGCGGAAGAGATGTCGGTGTCGATCTCCAATATCCAGCGAACCACTCATGAGATGAACCACAGCTTCTCGATGGTTTCGACCGCTGTGGAAGAGATGACTCGCAGCATTTCGGAAATTGCCAATAACACCGAACAGTCGTCGACCATCGCAAACTCGGCTCAGATCACCGTAGGCAGTAGTCACGAAAAAATGCAGCTTCTTAGCCAAGCCGCCGAAGAAATCGGCCGAGTGACTGAGGTGATTCAAGACATTGCCGAGCAAACCAATCTACTGGCCTTGAATGCGACAATTGAAGCTTCTCGTGCCGGCGAAGCTGGACGCGGCTTTGCCGTCGTGGCAACCGAAGTAAAAGCCCTGGCCCGGCAGACTGCCGAAGCGACGGACGATATTCGTACCCGTATTGCAGGCATCCAGTCGTCGGCGAGCCTGGCCGTGGAAACGATTTCCGATGTGGACAGTGTCGTGAAGCAAGTTCACAACATTTCGACCACGATCGCAGCTGCCGTGGAAGAACAGCGTTGTGTCGCTCAGAGCATTTCCGAGCAATTGACCAGCGTCGCAAGCGGCGTTCAATCGGTCTCGCACAGCCTCGACCAATCGACCGATGCCAGTGCCGAGGTTAGCCGCAATATTGCCCAGGTCGAAGATGTCGCCAAGCGAACCTCAGGCGATGCCGCCAAGACCGGCACCGTCGGAACTCGCATGACATCGCTGGCCTCGCGACTAAACGAAACACTGAGCGAGTTCAGCTATTAA